In Triticum urartu cultivar G1812 chromosome 6, Tu2.1, whole genome shotgun sequence, the following proteins share a genomic window:
- the LOC125516566 gene encoding beta-amyrin 11-oxidase-like: protein MTVAANAGAAPHSRPSRRITGTAEARPSPEQSPWRQLLKRIITLRDWADKGTIVAAKEIKQVTFANICKMFISMEPSPLTDKIDMWFGKLLDGLRAFPFDIPGTTSHTAQKCRQKLDAVFREELQARKMYKECDDLMSGLMQMKDEHGKKLSDEEVVHNIISLVIAGYESTTIAIMWAVYHLAKSPVVLAKLRDENVAMSKSKGGSTSMGLMITHDDIPKMKYTAKVVEETIQMANIAPMVHRVTNKDVEYRGYTIPKGWAVLVWLTSVHTDPNYYQDPLSFNPDRWDEPAKPGTYQVFGGGPRICAGNMLARLQVTIILHHLCVGYEWELINPDAQINYLPHPRPVDGAAMTFRKLST, encoded by the exons ATGACGGTCGCGGCGAACGCCGGTGCTGCTCCTCATTCTCGACCTTCAAGGAGGATCACTGGTACAGCAGAAGCACGCCCTTCCCCTGAACAATCGCCATGGCGTCAG ctactaaaaaggatcattaccctgcGAGACTGGGCGGATAAGGGTACCATTGTGGCCGCCAAGGAGATAAA GCAGGTGACTTTTGCCAACATCTGCAAGATGTTCATAAGCATGGAGCCGTCGCCTTTGACAGACAAGATTGATATGTGGTTCGGCAAATTGCTTGATGGTCTACGGGCATTCCCCTTTGATATTCCAGGGACAACATCTCACACTGCACAAAAG TGTCGCCAGAAGCTAGATGCCGTCTTCCGGGAGGAGCTGCAAGCAAGGAAGATGTACAAGGAGTGTGATGATCTTATGAGCGGATTGATGCAGATGAAGGATGAGCACGGGAAGAAATTGAGTGACGAGGAGGTGGTACATAACATCATCTCCCTCGTCATCGCCGGCTACGAGTCCACTACCATCGCCATCATGTGGGCTGTCTACCACCTCGCAAAATCCCCGGTTGTCCTTGCTAAGCTTCGGGATGAGAATGTAGCGATGAGCAAAAGCAAAGGTGGGTCTACGTCAATGGGTTTGATGATTACCCACGATGACATCCCAAAGATGAAGTACACCGCGAAGGTGGTGGAGGAGACAATTCAGATGGCCAACATCGCCCCAATGGTCCACCGTGTGACGAACAAGGATGTGGAGTACCGCGGCTACACCATACCAAAGGGATGGGCCGTGCTGGTGTGGTTGACATCAGTGCACACCGATCCCAATTACTACCAGGATCCCCTCTCCTTCAATCCTGACAGATGGGAT GAACCGGCAAAGCCAGGAACATACCAGGTGTTCGGAGGTGGCCCTCGGATCTGCGCAGGCAACATGCTCGCTAGGCTGCAGGTCACCATCATCCTGCATCATCTCTGCGTTGGCTATGA ATGGGAGTTGATCAATCCCGATGCACAGATTAATTACCTTCCGCACCCAAGGCCAGTGGATGGCGCAGCCATGACCTTTCGTAAGCTTAGCACCTGA